Proteins encoded together in one Methanobacterium sp. window:
- a CDS encoding acyltransferase, with product MSLFKNPWGSSEKVNFKNLFFGVDGEKDPDRPKVHENVTLGVSYKFRSKPPQIGKNALLRSNTVIYNDVEIGNEFQTGHGVLVREKTTIGDKVLIGTNSVIEGHCDIGSNISIQSNVYIPKNTVIEDHVFLGPCSCFTNDRYPLRSDYKLEGPIIRKGASIGANSTFLSGIEVGEGTMVAAGAIVTRDIPPYYLAIGAPAKHKPLPKQFRKLNKI from the coding sequence ATGTCGTTATTTAAAAACCCATGGGGGTCCAGTGAGAAGGTCAATTTCAAAAATCTTTTTTTTGGAGTTGATGGTGAAAAAGACCCGGACCGTCCGAAAGTTCATGAAAATGTAACTCTGGGAGTCAGTTACAAATTCAGATCTAAACCACCTCAAATCGGTAAAAACGCATTATTACGTTCCAATACCGTCATTTACAATGATGTGGAGATTGGCAATGAGTTCCAGACTGGACACGGAGTACTGGTTAGAGAAAAGACCACCATCGGCGATAAGGTACTCATAGGAACCAACAGTGTTATTGAAGGACATTGTGATATTGGAAGTAACATCAGCATTCAATCAAATGTTTACATCCCAAAAAACACCGTAATTGAGGATCATGTTTTCTTAGGACCATGTTCCTGTTTCACCAATGACCGGTATCCATTGCGATCTGATTATAAGCTTGAAGGACCCATAATACGGAAAGGAGCATCTATAGGGGCTAATTCAACGTTTCTTTCAGGAATTGAGGTTGGAGAAGGGACCATGGTTGCTGCAGGGGCCATTGTCACCCGTGATATACCACCATATTATCTGGCAATTGGTGCACCAGCCAAAC